A region of Homo sapiens chromosome 17, GRCh38.p14 Primary Assembly DNA encodes the following proteins:
- the ATP5MC1 gene encoding ATP synthase F(0) complex subunit C1, mitochondrial precursor → MQTAGALFISPALIRCCTRGLIRPVSASFLNSPVNSSKQPSYSNFPLQVARREFQTSVVSRDIDTAAKFIGAGAATVGVAGSGAGIGTVFGSLIIGYARNPSLKQQLFSYAILGFALSEAMGLFCLMVAFLILFAM, encoded by the exons ATGCAGACCGCCGGGGCATTATTCATTTCTCCAGCTCTG ATCCGCTGTTGTACCAGGGGTCTAATCAGGCCTGTGTCTGCCTCCTTCTTGAATAGCCCAGTGAATTCATCTAAACAG CCTTCCTACAGCAACTTCCCACTCCAGGTGGCCAgacgggagttccagaccagtgttGTCTCCCGGGACATTGACACAGCAGCCAAGTTTATTGGTGCTGGGGCAGCCACAGTTGGTGTGGCTGGTTCAGGGGCTGGCATTGGAACCGTGTTTGGCAGCTTGATCATTGGCTATGCCAG GAACCCGTCTCTCAAGCAGCAGCTCTTCTCCTATGCCATTCTTGGCTTTGCCCTGTCTGAGGCCATGGGGCTTTTCTGTTTGATGGTCGCCTTCCTCATCCTCTTCGCCATGTGA